The window GCCCTCGCCGGTGTGGCGACCGTGTTGCTCCTCGTGAACCGCGGCGCGACCTGGCCCGCCGCGCGCGCCTGGATCGTGGGCCACTACCGGCGGTGGCTGCCCTACGTCGGGGGGGCCGGGGCCAGTCTCGCGCTGGTGCAGGTCATCCCCATCGCCATCGCGGCCACCAGCGGCCTGGCGGCCGCCAGCACCTGGCGAGCGGGCGAGCTCGCGTTCGGGGTAACCAACCTCATTCTTGGGGCGAGCGCGCAGCTGTTGCTCGTGCGCGAGCACGATGGTGACCTTCGGGCCACCTATCGTCGGGGCGCGACCCTGCTCGGCTGTATCGCCCTCTGCAACGCCGCCGCGGTGGCCTTCGCGCCCCGCTCGTTCCTCAGGCTCTTCCTGGGTCCGGCGACCGATGAGCTGGAGTCAGTCCTCGCGCAGTTCACCGTGCAACGGGTGGCCATGTGCGTCGCGTCGGTCGGGACGCTCGTCCTGATCCCGGTTCTGCGCGCGGGGGTGGTGGGCGCGCTGGACCTCGGCTCGGCGCTGCTCAAGCTGGCCCTGCTCGTCGCCGGCGGCTGGATCGCCGGCGTCGCGGGCGGCATCTGGGGCCTCGCGGCCGCCGAGGTGCTGCTCGCCCTGGCCTGCACCGCGTTGCTGCTGGCCCGGACCAGAGCCGCGCCTCTCCCGCCACGCAGGCGCCACCGGCGCCACCGGCGGCGGAACACTCCCGGCGGGGGCGGGCAGACCGTACCCGCCGCCCGGGCGCCGTCCTCGTCCTCGGCCGCCTCCTCTGGCGGTCCTTCGACCACCTCGACCCCGTACCAGGTTCAGGAGAGGCGATGACGGAGATTCGTCTGGGCCTGGTGGTGACCACCGTCGGCCGTCCCCAGCTGCGTCGGCTCCTGCTCTCGGCGGCAGCCGCCTCGCATCCGCCGGACGTCGTCGCCGTCGCCAACCAGTCCGGGCGGCCCCTCGGCCTCGATCTGCCGGACCTCCCGTTCGAGGTACGGGAGATCGCGAGTTCCGGCGGAGCCAGCCGAGGCCGGAACGAGGCGTTCGAACTGGTCGCAAGTGAGACCGACGTCGTCGGTCTGCCGAACGACGACACCTGGTACGAGCCCGGTGCGCTGGCCGCCGTCCGCGCCCTGTTCCGCGAGACCCCGGCACCGGACGCCGTCGCGGCCAGCCTCGTGGACGGCGGCCGACCGCGGCTCACGCTGCCCGCCGACGGGACGCCGCTCGACCGCCGGACCGTGTGGCGGGCGATCGAACCGGGACTCTTCCTCAGGTCCGCGGTCTTCAAGGAGCTCCAGGGATTCCGGGAGGACCTCGGCACCGGCGGGCCATCGCCCTGGCAGTCCGGCGAGGGGACCGATCTCCTGCTGCGCCTGCTCGCCGACGGCGGCCGAGTGGTGAGTGCTCCCTCGGTCCGGGCATTGTGTGACGGCGAGCGCCGGGACCTGACCAGGTCCGAATGGGTTCTCAAGCACCGCAGATATGCTCGGGGAACCGGATACGTATACAGGGTTCATGAATATCCGCTGCGGCGGCGGCTCACCATTGTCGCGGCGCCGTGGATGCGGGCGGTGGCTGCCCGTGGCCCGCTCGGCGAGCGTTTCCTGGTGGCTCGGGCCCGATCTCTCGGGCGGGTCGAAGGCCTGCTCGACCGGCCGCTTCGGACGGTGGCCAGCCCGCACCGGGCCCGCTGACCAGCCAGCCAAGGCTGAGCGAACCCGTCGGTGCCTGAGACGCTGGAAGCGTCTCAGGCACCGACGAAGACCGCGAAAGCCCAGGACGGGAGACGGGCCAGGCCCAGCGGACTCGCTACTGCCGGACGTTGCAGTTCGCCGCCGCGCTGGCGACCGGCAGCGCGCGGCCGTCGCGCTCGATCTGGGTCAGCGAGTAGCCGGCGCTGTCGGAGTTCTTCCAGAAGACCGTGGCGGGGCCACCGGTGATCCGGATGCCGCTGATCCGTACATTGCTGACGCAGCTCGACCTGGTCAGGATGCCGAGCTGGCCAGGCGCCTCCGAACGGGTTCCGGAAATGCTCAGCCCCTGGATCGTGATGTTGGAGCTGACCGCGCCGGCCCGGTCGCTGAAGACCAGGACGGCACCGTGCTCGACCGAACCGTTCTGGTTCGCGTCGACGAGACTGCCGCCGGTCACCGAGATGTCCTGCACCGGGTAGGTGTTGTAGGAGGATTCCGAGGCTATGTAAAGGCCGGCCGCGCTCGAGGCCCTGCTGTAGATGTCGGTGAAGGTGATCCTGCTGCCACCGACGACAGAGAGGCCACGCCCCCAGACGTTGTCGTAGACCCGGGGTGACGAGATCGTGATGTCGTGGCACAGGGCCCCGTCCAGGTACGACACGACCGCCACGCCGTCATCCCCGGAACGCGACACCTGCGGCCGGACGACCTGGCCGGCGCTCGAACCGCCGGTGATGTGGATGCCGTCCGAGCGAGTGTCCGCCACCGTGACGTCCTGTATCAGGAACCTGGTGGCCCCTTCCACCTGGATGCCGGCGGCGGCCGAGCCCGTCACGTGGACCCCGACGAGCCGGGCACCCGAGCCACCATCCAGGACGAGCGCCGACTGCTGCGGCGCGGTCCAGCGCTTGGTCGTTCGGGCGATGCCGAACACCAGGCCCCCGTCCACGACGACGTCGTCCGCCTGCACCATGAACGCCGAGTGGGACTCGTCGGTCGCCTGCAGCGTCGCCGCGCCACTCACATGCGTACCGGCACGCCGGACCTGGAGCACCTGGGAATGCGCGTAGGTGTGCCCCTGCCGGAAAACCAGCGTCTCACCCGGGCGGGCGGCGTCGAGTGCGCGCTGGATCGCGGCCGAGTCGTCCGTGCGCCCGTCGCCGACCGCCCCGAAGGTCTCCACCGCGATCCGCGGGCCCGTCGGCGTGCTGGTCGTCTCCCCGGCCGATGGGCGGGGGCCGGACGGCGCGCTCGGGGCCGCGGTCGGGGAACCGGCGGTGGGGGGAGCGGGAGATCCGCCGCCGCTGGACGGACTGGCTGGCGTCGAGAGTGGGGCGGTCGTGGTCGGCAGCGGCCCGCCGGGCCCCGCCGGCCCGACCTTGCACGCGGACAGACCCGCGGACAGGCCGGCCGACAGGCCGAGCGCGACAGCCATCCGGACAATTCGCGACTTTCTCGCCCGGACCAACCCGACCTGGGTTCGCCTCTGTTCTGGCCGCCGGTGTTCTGCTTGCCGTTCTGCTTGCCCGCTCGCGATACCGGGCCGAATGCGGCTCCTTGACTCCAAGATCCGCGGCCAGCCCGGTGAGCCACACGATGGAACCTGGTCATCCTTCAGCGCGGTACTGCCTGCCCTGATGCGCTGCCGTGATGCGGCGAAATGCGTCATGAGGACGCCTCCAGTTGTCAACCCCCCCGCCGAATGCCAACCCCTCCGCCGACAGCGACAGTGGGTGCATACTACCCGCCGCGGCGTATCCGACAAGCGGCCGTCACGGCCGGTGGGGCGGCAGCAGCCCGAGCGTGCCGTGGAAAACCCG of the Pseudofrankia saprophytica genome contains:
- a CDS encoding glycosyltransferase family 2 protein; the protein is MTEIRLGLVVTTVGRPQLRRLLLSAAAASHPPDVVAVANQSGRPLGLDLPDLPFEVREIASSGGASRGRNEAFELVASETDVVGLPNDDTWYEPGALAAVRALFRETPAPDAVAASLVDGGRPRLTLPADGTPLDRRTVWRAIEPGLFLRSAVFKELQGFREDLGTGGPSPWQSGEGTDLLLRLLADGGRVVSAPSVRALCDGERRDLTRSEWVLKHRRYARGTGYVYRVHEYPLRRRLTIVAAPWMRAVAARGPLGERFLVARARSLGRVEGLLDRPLRTVASPHRAR
- a CDS encoding glycosyl hydrolase family 28-related protein — protein: MAVALGLSAGLSAGLSACKVGPAGPGGPLPTTTAPLSTPASPSSGGGSPAPPTAGSPTAAPSAPSGPRPSAGETTSTPTGPRIAVETFGAVGDGRTDDSAAIQRALDAARPGETLVFRQGHTYAHSQVLQVRRAGTHVSGAATLQATDESHSAFMVQADDVVVDGGLVFGIARTTKRWTAPQQSALVLDGGSGARLVGVHVTGSAAAGIQVEGATRFLIQDVTVADTRSDGIHITGGSSAGQVVRPQVSRSGDDGVAVVSYLDGALCHDITISSPRVYDNVWGRGLSVVGGSRITFTDIYSRASSAAGLYIASESSYNTYPVQDISVTGGSLVDANQNGSVEHGAVLVFSDRAGAVSSNITIQGLSISGTRSEAPGQLGILTRSSCVSNVRISGIRITGGPATVFWKNSDSAGYSLTQIERDGRALPVASAAANCNVRQ